GCTGGCGTATTTGGCGATATTGACCTTGAAGAGCACAGAGATTGGGTGGAAAGGGTTTGTAAAGAAATGGGCATAAGGTCAATATTGCCATTATGGAAAGCGAGAAGAGAAGAATTGCTTGAGGAATTTATCCAAGTGGGTTTTAAGGCCATAGTCGTGGCTACTAATGCTGATTTTTTAGGTAAAGAATGGCTTGGACGAGAAATAAATAAAGGGTTTATAGAAGAGTTGAAAGCCTTAAGGAATGTTGACCTCTGTGGTGAAAAGGGCGAATACCATACCCTTGTCTATGCTGGACCTATTTTTAAAAAACCCCTTGAGTTTACTGTTGGGGAAAAAGTTTTAAAGGATAAACATTGGTTTTTGGAGCTTGTTCCCAAATAATGCGGATCAAAATTTGGAAAGGAGCGATGGTGAAGTTAAAACGGGGGTTGATTCAAATCTATACCGGTGATGGTAAAGGTAAGACGACCGCCGCCCTTGGTCAGGCGGTGAGAGCCCTTGGGCACGAATTCAAGGTTGGTATGGTGAGCTTCTTTAAGGAACCCG
Above is a genomic segment from Actinomycetota bacterium containing:
- a CDS encoding cob(I)yrinic acid a,c-diamide adenosyltransferase, with translation MVKLKRGLIQIYTGDGKGKTTAALGQAVRALGHEFKVGMVSFFKEP
- a CDS encoding diphthine--ammonia ligase, which codes for GKETSLSCYKVMQKQDIKVAYLLNMISEDGKHSRSHGVSSTLLRLQARAIGIPIVQRKIAWENYEEEFKKAMSDFKKEGIRAGVFGDIDLEEHRDWVERVCKEMGIRSILPLWKARREELLEEFIQVGFKAIVVATNADFLGKEWLGREINKGFIEELKALRNVDLCGEKGEYHTLVYAGPIFKKPLEFTVGEKVLKDKHWFLELVPK